One genomic region from Ovis canadensis isolate MfBH-ARS-UI-01 breed Bighorn chromosome 24, ARS-UI_OviCan_v2, whole genome shotgun sequence encodes:
- the PTX4 gene encoding pentraxin-4, with protein sequence MGSPTGRALPFFLILVHIYLHGALSQATRAVGQRKPFFERLRRLEEQFRRFQEVTLTHLQGIASHYNLSIDIEARFRSLARESQAVALALNQSQAAVQEELGHLRTWVRRTQRRGRKADHRLLALSATVSEGSARHAREQETQRAAVSGLARDVRALRDALLRLTPLVQSQGARLAALEGQLRVEGTGPTIPNVTLAPSRPSNLSAPQLQGGGQASRAPPEPWNPPLDFAHRLQGAQEPRGLGNQQAWPRESPGEVCNVGPALIFPNASTMNVGFLRPGFLTGLRALSICSWVRTAADHLGTLLSYATEENDNKLVLHGRDSLAPGSVHFVIGDPAFRELPLQPLLDGRWHHVCVIWTSILGRYWLHVDRRLVATGSRFREGYEIPPGGSLVLGQEQDHVGGGFDSSEAFVGSMAGLAIWDRVLVPGEVSNLAMGKVLPAGAILTLANATSVGGFVQRVNCTCLQLCP encoded by the exons ATGGGCAGCCCGACGGGAAGAGCCCTGCCTTTCTTCCTCATCCTTGTGCACATATATCTACATGGAGCTTTGTCACAGGCAACCCGCGCTGTGGGGCAACGAAAACCATTTTTCGAGAGGCTCCGTAGACTAGAAGAGCAG TTTCGGAGGTTCCAGGAGGTGACCCTGACGCACCTGCAGGGCATCGCCAGCCACTACAACCTGTCCATCGACATCGAGGCCCGGTTCCGGAGCCTGGCCCGGGAGAGCCAGGCCGTGGCCCTGGCGCTCAACCAGTCGCAGGCAGCCGTGCAGGAAGAGCTGGGCCACCTCAGGACCTGGGTGCGGAGGACGCAGCGCCGAGGCCGGAAGGCGGACCACAGGCTGCTGGCCTTGAGTGCCACCGTGAGCGAGGGCAGCGCGCGGCACGCCCgggagcaggagacacagagggcCGCTGTCTCAGGCCTGGCCCGGGACGTGCGGGCCCTGCGGGACGCGCTGCTCCGCCTGACGCCCCTCGTCCAAAGCCAGGGAGCCAGGCTGGCCGCTCTCGAGGGCCAGCTGCGGGTAGAGGGCACCGGCCCCACCATCCCAAATGTGACTCTGGCCCCATCTAGGCCGTCGAACCTGAGCGCCCCACAGCTGCAGGGGGGTGGGCAGGCGTCCAGAGCTCCACCTGAGCCCTGGAACCCACCTCTGGACTTCGCTCACCGTCTCCAGGGAGCACAAGAGCCCCGGGGCCTAGGCAACCAGCAGGCATGGCCCCGTGAGAGCCCAGGAGAGG TTTGCAACGTGGGCCCTGCACTCATCTTCCCAAATGCCTCCACCATGAATGTGGGCTTCCTCCGCCCCGGTTTCCTCACGGGTCTGCGGGCCCTGTCCATCTGCAGCTGGGTCCGCACAGCTGCTGACCACCTGGGCACCCTCCTGTCCTATGCCACCGAGGAAAATGACAACAAGCTGGTTCTGCACGGCCGCGACTCCCTGGCTCCTGGCTCCGTCCACTTTGTGATTGGAGACCCGGCCTTCAGGGAGCTGCCCCTCCAGCCACTGCTAGACGGCCGGTGGCACCACGTGTGTGTCATCTGGACGTCCATCCTGGGCAGGTACTGGCTCCACGTGGACCGAAGGCTCGTGGCCACTGGCTCTCGCTTCAGGGAGGGGTACGAGATCCCCCCAGGAGGGTCCCTGGTGCTAGGCCAGGAGCAAGACCACGTGGGGGGCGGGTTTGACAGCTCTGAGGCCTTCGTGGGGAGCATGGCAGGCCTGGCCATATGGGACCGCGTGCTGGTCCCTGGGGAGGTTTCGAACCTGGCCATGGGGAAGGTGCTCCCGGCAGGTGCCATCCTGACACTGGCCAACGCCACGTCAGTGGGCGGATTCGTGCAGAGGGTGAACTGCACCTGCCTGCAGCTGTGTCCCTGA